In Deinococcus sp. QL22, the following are encoded in one genomic region:
- a CDS encoding chromosome segregation SMC family protein, with product MTRSPTPPHILQAITLQGFKSFADRTRLEFGPGVSAVIGPNGSGKSNVVEAIRWATHGARARELRAGRGSELIFHGSGGKAPLGLAEVGLELHTPEGRVNLLRRVYRDGTGEQDLQGRPVRARDIQAALRGTGLGPGGLAVIGQGEVSGVVQAEGRTLLGYVQEAAGLSRAVTARQETEGRLREADTHLERLRLLLNERETALNRLSRAAEEARTHRALSLRLLTLEDAVRRERQDALRREIAAASTDAAVAEARSTALAAEVQTAAARVETAREAAQAARACRDAFAGALDALRAARDAHTQAERYRAHLQTEADGLTAERASLPSTPPAETAPDLAALTAVAATARAEAEAAERRARTLDTDLTRARAAAAQAAETAARADASAGTLRAELERAEGNLETAQEALAAASERLSTATFARQHAETAFSQLAATRAEAQNHARHLEAELGRVKASVAPLRRERERLEHTLNSYARYGEGARNALRLDHPGIVGSVADLLTVPAEYEVALGAALGRRLEQIVVNRGEDAREIIEELKRSGGRATFLPLDLIRARPRRDAALLREAGVRGNLADLCPTDPPLVGEAILADTLIVDTLRDANRIARTHQSRPRLVTLEGEVVEPGGAITGGRLRDTGTGVLTDQRRFQELDAELEDADRVGGKLEAELGRVKTGLEASAAPHAELQQAREAAVQEERATERRVTESDAQIRSLTTHRDRLMGRLAPPLGLPTSPPPIPTTDPNALEADLHAARHAAETGRAAEREALEALALARELDAAWRAYHAATSRAADLAARLHANAEAARTQEGHLLAAAAEVGRREAALGTLDECELARAEAAREAAALAYANLIAEQNRVRTRLDDLRVLMARREGSLEPLPDGCSPPGTPREWTAELARARAELTGLGPINARAEADHADESAELERLRAELHDAETASAELRAHLSELEELENAATRAAFDRVNTAFREYSTELLGGIGELEPERNEAGRLVGLRLAVQPKGKRTRSMTLLSAGERTMAGLGFLFALNHAGGEGHMGGLPLAVLDEVDAPLDEANIRRFTAFLKLFAERGAQFLLVTHQKATMEVAQALWGVTTDASGASRVLSIKQTEDARAG from the coding sequence ATGACCCGATCCCCCACCCCACCGCACATCTTGCAGGCCATCACCTTGCAAGGGTTCAAGTCGTTTGCAGACCGCACACGGCTGGAGTTTGGGCCGGGAGTCTCGGCGGTCATCGGGCCAAATGGCAGTGGCAAAAGCAACGTGGTAGAGGCGATTCGCTGGGCCACCCACGGAGCGAGGGCGCGGGAACTGCGGGCGGGGCGGGGCAGCGAACTGATTTTTCACGGCAGCGGCGGCAAGGCTCCACTGGGACTGGCCGAAGTGGGGCTGGAACTGCACACGCCCGAGGGCCGAGTGAACCTGCTGCGCCGGGTGTACCGCGACGGGACGGGCGAGCAGGATTTGCAGGGCCGACCCGTGCGTGCCCGCGACATTCAGGCCGCATTGCGGGGCACGGGCCTGGGGCCGGGGGGCCTCGCGGTGATCGGGCAGGGCGAGGTGAGCGGGGTGGTGCAGGCCGAGGGCCGGACGCTGCTGGGCTACGTGCAGGAAGCGGCGGGCCTGTCGCGGGCCGTGACGGCGCGGCAGGAAACGGAAGGCCGACTGCGCGAGGCCGACACGCACCTGGAGCGCCTGCGCCTGCTGCTGAACGAGCGCGAAACTGCCCTGAACCGCCTGAGCCGCGCCGCCGAGGAGGCCCGCACCCACCGCGCCCTGAGCCTGCGCCTGCTGACGCTGGAAGACGCCGTGAGGCGTGAGCGGCAAGACGCCCTGCGGCGCGAAATCGCGGCGGCCAGCACCGATGCCGCCGTTGCCGAGGCCCGCAGTACTGCCCTGGCCGCCGAAGTGCAAACTGCCGCCGCAAGGGTAGAAACGGCCCGCGAAGCCGCCCAGGCCGCCCGCGCCTGCCGGGACGCTTTTGCCGGGGCGCTGGACGCACTACGGGCCGCCCGCGACGCCCACACGCAGGCCGAACGCTACCGCGCCCACCTTCAAACCGAGGCCGATGGACTGACCGCCGAACGCGCCAGCCTGCCCAGCACCCCGCCCGCCGAAACTGCCCCCGATCTGGCCGCCCTGACCGCCGTTGCCGCCACCGCCCGCGCCGAGGCCGAAGCCGCCGAACGCCGCGCCCGCACACTGGATACCGACCTGACCCGCGCCCGCGCCGCCGCTGCTCAGGCCGCCGAAACTGCCGCCCGCGCCGATGCGAGTGCCGGAACCTTGCGGGCCGAATTGGAACGGGCCGAGGGGAATCTGGAAACCGCACAGGAAGCGTTGGCAGCGGCATCAGAACGCCTCAGCACCGCGACGTTTGCCCGCCAGCACGCCGAAACTGCTTTTTCCCAGTTGGCCGCAACACGGGCCGAAGCCCAGAACCATGCCCGCCATCTGGAGGCCGAACTGGGGCGCGTGAAGGCCAGCGTCGCGCCCCTGCGCCGTGAGCGCGAGCGGCTGGAGCACACGCTGAACAGCTACGCCCGCTACGGCGAGGGCGCACGCAATGCCCTGCGGCTCGATCATCCCGGCATCGTGGGATCGGTGGCCGACCTGCTGACTGTGCCCGCCGAATATGAGGTGGCGTTGGGCGCGGCGCTGGGGCGGCGGCTGGAGCAGATCGTGGTGAACCGGGGCGAAGATGCCCGCGAGATCATCGAGGAACTGAAGCGCAGTGGGGGCCGGGCCACCTTTTTGCCGCTGGATCTGATCCGTGCCCGCCCGCGCCGGGACGCCGCCCTGCTGCGGGAAGCGGGCGTGCGGGGCAACTTGGCCGACCTGTGCCCCACCGATCCGCCACTGGTGGGTGAGGCAATTCTGGCCGATACCCTGATCGTGGACACCCTGCGTGACGCCAACAGAATTGCCCGCACGCACCAAAGTCGCCCCCGCCTGGTCACGTTGGAGGGCGAGGTGGTGGAACCCGGCGGGGCGATTACGGGGGGCCGCCTGCGCGATACGGGCACGGGCGTGCTGACCGATCAGAGACGGTTTCAGGAGCTGGACGCAGAGTTGGAGGACGCCGACCGGGTGGGAGGCAAGCTGGAGGCCGAACTGGGGCGGGTCAAGACCGGACTGGAGGCCAGCGCCGCGCCGCACGCCGAATTGCAGCAGGCCCGTGAAGCCGCCGTGCAGGAAGAAAGGGCAACCGAACGCCGCGTGACGGAGTCGGACGCGCAAATCCGCAGCCTGACCACCCACCGAGACCGACTGATGGGCCGCTTAGCGCCGCCACTGGGCCTGCCGACCTCTCCCCCACCGATTCCCACCACCGACCCCAACGCGCTGGAAGCCGACCTACACGCCGCCCGGCATGCTGCCGAAACGGGCCGGGCCGCCGAACGCGAGGCTCTGGAAGCCCTCGCCCTGGCCCGCGAACTGGACGCCGCTTGGCGGGCCTACCACGCGGCCACCTCCCGCGCTGCCGACCTCGCCGCCCGCCTGCACGCCAATGCCGAGGCCGCCCGCACCCAGGAAGGGCACCTGCTGGCCGCCGCTGCCGAGGTGGGCCGCCGCGAAGCCGCGCTGGGCACGCTGGATGAGTGCGAATTGGCCCGCGCCGAGGCCGCCCGTGAAGCTGCCGCCCTGGCCTATGCCAACCTGATTGCCGAGCAGAACCGGGTGCGAACCCGTCTGGACGACCTGCGTGTACTGATGGCGCGGCGCGAGGGCAGCCTCGAACCCCTGCCCGATGGCTGCTCGCCCCCCGGCACGCCCCGCGAGTGGACGGCAGAACTGGCCCGCGCCCGCGCCGAACTGACCGGATTGGGGCCAATTAACGCCCGCGCCGAGGCCGACCATGCCGACGAATCGGCGGAACTGGAACGCCTGCGGGCCGAACTACACGACGCCGAAACTGCCAGCGCTGAACTGCGTGCCCACCTCTCGGAACTGGAAGAACTGGAAAACGCGGCCACCCGAGCTGCTTTTGACCGTGTAAACACCGCCTTCCGCGAGTATTCCACCGAGTTGCTGGGCGGTATAGGCGAACTGGAACCCGAACGCAACGAGGCCGGGCGCTTGGTGGGCCTGCGTTTGGCCGTGCAGCCGAAGGGCAAGCGCACCCGCTCCATGACCCTGCTGAGCGCCGGAGAACGCACGATGGCGGGGCTGGGATTTCTGTTCGCGCTGAACCATGCAGGCGGAGAAGGCCACATGGGGGGCCTGCCTTTGGCCGTGCTGGACGAGGTAGACGCGCCACTGGACGAGGCCAATATCCGCCGCTTCACCGCCTTTCTGAAGCTGTTTGCCGAACGGGGCGCACAGTTTTTGTTGGTGACCCACCAGAAGGCAACAATGGAAGTGGCGCAGGCGCTCTGGGGCGTGACCACCGACGCGAGTGGCGCGAGCCGGGTACTCAGCATCAAGCAGACGGAGGACGCACGGGCGGGCTGA
- the smpB gene encoding SsrA-binding protein SmpB, translating into MPGVYTNRRAHYEYELLERFEAGISLTGSEVKSIRAGGVDFRDAFARLTLGNVELEGLYIPVYTQATYNNHEPRRTRRLLLHRQEIMKLKKQLEQKGLTLVPTRLYAKGRVFKVELALARGKQLHDKRRAEAEKTVRRELRSL; encoded by the coding sequence ATGCCCGGCGTGTACACGAATCGCCGCGCTCATTACGAATACGAGTTGCTGGAGCGCTTCGAGGCGGGCATCAGTCTGACCGGAAGCGAGGTCAAAAGCATCAGGGCGGGCGGAGTAGATTTCCGCGACGCCTTTGCTCGCCTGACCCTTGGAAATGTAGAACTGGAAGGGCTGTACATTCCGGTATACACGCAGGCGACCTACAACAACCACGAACCCCGCCGTACCCGCCGCCTGCTGCTGCACCGCCAGGAAATCATGAAACTCAAAAAGCAGCTGGAGCAAAAAGGCCTGACGCTGGTACCGACGCGCCTGTACGCCAAAGGCCGGGTCTTTAAGGTCGAACTGGCGCTGGCACGCGGCAAACAGCTGCACGACAAGCGGCGCGCCGAGGCCGAAAAGACAGTGCGCCGGGAACTGCGGAGCCTGTGA
- a CDS encoding NUDIX hydrolase, whose translation MTTDAVQDYIPYLRRMVGTSPVNLMGAVGIILNDGGDVLLQRLAGRDVWGLPGGLCELGEPPQQTMTREVREETGLDVLESQLLELLVTPHRQLPNGDEAYFYTAVYHVTHWQGTPVPDSVEGIELAFFGVEGLPALRGQPAHWTANWLLARSGTR comes from the coding sequence GTGACTACTGACGCCGTGCAGGACTACATTCCTTATCTCCGCCGCATGGTCGGCACCAGTCCCGTGAATCTGATGGGAGCTGTCGGCATCATTCTGAATGACGGTGGAGACGTGCTTTTGCAACGTTTGGCGGGGCGTGATGTCTGGGGCCTTCCCGGTGGCCTGTGCGAGCTGGGTGAGCCGCCGCAGCAAACAATGACGCGGGAAGTCCGTGAAGAAACGGGCCTAGATGTATTGGAATCTCAACTGCTTGAATTGCTGGTCACGCCCCATCGTCAGTTGCCCAACGGAGACGAGGCCTATTTTTATACGGCGGTGTACCACGTGACCCACTGGCAGGGCACACCCGTTCCAGACAGCGTGGAAGGAATCGAACTCGCGTTTTTCGGTGTCGAAGGCTTGCCTGCACTGCGCGGCCAGCCTGCCCATTGGACAGCAAATTGGTTGCTGGCCCGCTCCGGCACAAGGTGA
- a CDS encoding ABC transporter permease, with protein sequence MPAADQTPTISPAPTTRARVPDLAWTLARAHLSRRRTQNVLTILGIAVGVMVLIAALSLTNGFTRSLIDATLRASPHLSITSFTPQTRDPALEKTIAANKEVTAVTPFLADKGLLTRPASGGRSAGVDFATLFGVQASAAQVLQLQPEEGELLAGLKDGEVMLGASLARSVGAFAGDEVRLLNSTQRRAILRVKGVFSTGNYLIDSAYAFTNLGTLQALQQTPNITGYQLRLRDPATAPAVGSAITRTLPYSALPWQNLYGTLLDQLALQKRVIAFVVFLIVIVAAFGIANVLTLAVFEKTQEIAILRAIGATRKLITRVFVLEGLVLGFSGLVLGNLLGLAISAYFTVRPFQLPGDLYFITALPVEVRLTDLLWVNAVGLGTTMLAALIPARRAANVEPARIIR encoded by the coding sequence ATGCCCGCTGCCGATCAGACACCCACCATCTCCCCTGCCCCGACCACCCGCGCCCGCGTGCCCGATCTGGCGTGGACGCTGGCGCGGGCGCACCTGTCACGGCGGCGCACCCAAAATGTGCTGACTATTCTGGGGATCGCGGTGGGCGTGATGGTACTGATTGCGGCCCTGAGTCTGACCAACGGCTTCACGCGCTCGCTGATAGATGCGACGTTGCGGGCCAGTCCCCACCTCAGCATCACGTCGTTTACGCCCCAAACGCGTGATCCGGCACTGGAAAAAACGATAGCCGCCAACAAGGAAGTGACGGCAGTAACCCCCTTTCTGGCTGATAAAGGCCTGCTGACCCGCCCGGCCAGCGGAGGCCGCAGCGCAGGCGTGGATTTTGCCACCCTGTTTGGCGTGCAGGCGTCGGCGGCGCAGGTGCTTCAACTTCAACCGGAGGAGGGTGAACTGTTGGCGGGCCTGAAAGACGGAGAGGTGATGCTGGGCGCGTCGTTGGCCCGCAGCGTGGGGGCCTTTGCGGGCGATGAAGTTAGGTTGCTGAACAGCACCCAGCGCCGCGCCATCCTGAGGGTAAAAGGCGTGTTTAGCACAGGTAATTATCTGATCGACAGTGCCTACGCCTTTACCAATCTGGGCACGCTGCAAGCCCTGCAACAAACCCCCAATATCACGGGCTATCAGCTTCGGCTGCGCGACCCGGCCACCGCGCCCGCTGTCGGTTCGGCTATCACGCGCACGCTGCCCTACTCGGCGCTGCCCTGGCAAAACCTGTATGGCACGCTACTCGACCAATTGGCGCTGCAAAAACGGGTCATCGCCTTCGTGGTGTTTCTGATCGTGATCGTCGCAGCCTTTGGGATTGCCAATGTCCTGACACTGGCGGTGTTCGAGAAAACGCAGGAAATTGCCATTCTGCGGGCCATCGGAGCCACGCGAAAACTGATTACCCGCGTATTTGTCCTGGAAGGTCTGGTACTGGGATTTAGCGGTCTGGTGCTGGGGAACCTGCTGGGCCTCGCTATCAGCGCTTACTTTACGGTGCGGCCTTTTCAGCTGCCAGGCGACCTGTATTTTATAACGGCGTTGCCTGTAGAAGTGCGCCTGACCGACCTGCTGTGGGTGAATGCGGTAGGTCTGGGCACCACGATGCTGGCGGCCCTGATTCCGGCGCGGCGAGCCGCAAACGTCGAACCAGCGCGGATTATTCGCTGA
- a CDS encoding GerMN domain-containing protein, with protein MKRLFSLFNVVTLLLLAAAYMAYQTVQKPPAKPDAPKLQLAQQRDVKVKVYYSDAQVQNMKAETRTVIVTQENPGALAQAALNVWASGPSAAGNLAVVPKGTAAPRVYIRGAHYFVDLPSAYQNLKYGSSGERILLCTMTRTLLETRGEDVTFLVNGQDVDTLGHLDLREAFTRQDCADQ; from the coding sequence ATCAAACGTCTGTTTTCTCTGTTCAATGTGGTGACGTTGCTGCTGCTGGCGGCGGCTTATATGGCCTACCAAACGGTACAGAAGCCGCCCGCCAAGCCCGACGCGCCGAAATTGCAATTGGCCCAGCAGCGCGACGTGAAAGTCAAGGTGTACTACAGCGACGCGCAGGTGCAGAACATGAAGGCCGAGACCCGCACCGTCATCGTCACGCAGGAAAATCCCGGCGCACTGGCGCAGGCGGCGCTGAACGTGTGGGCCAGCGGGCCGAGCGCGGCAGGCAACCTGGCTGTGGTTCCCAAAGGCACGGCGGCTCCCCGCGTCTATATTCGCGGCGCTCATTATTTCGTAGACCTGCCCAGCGCCTACCAAAACCTGAAGTACGGCAGCAGCGGCGAACGCATTTTGCTCTGCACCATGACCCGCACTCTGCTGGAGACACGGGGCGAGGACGTGACCTTTTTGGTGAATGGTCAGGACGTGGACACGCTGGGCCACCTCGATCTGCGTGAGGCGTTCACGCGGCAGGACTGCGCGGATCAGTAA
- a CDS encoding DUF4384 domain-containing protein, which yields MKKLLMIPAALLLSIAAAAPKISAQSIIVNPTQPDLSVSVRVDKDQSGNASPNYRVNEAIRISTSVNRDAYVYLFNIDSSGDVTQILPNRISGNEALVKANTTRVFPAAGDNFTFSVDGPIGLNKVLALASLTPLDLNQISSFKTQQDQFATVAAKGQDRLAQALSIVVNPLPQNSWVSDTAFFNVIGQTPIQTGSLFVGTNVSGSTVILNGQNLGTGNTTFSNLRPGSYPVRVQAPGFRDYTTTVAIRAGSTTNLNVEFAQVIAPAPTPVNQFTIAIRSNVNGALVFVDGRQAGTIQNGGLNVSVARGGREIVVIAPGYNTFINTYNVQQNGQITINPTR from the coding sequence ATGAAAAAACTGTTGATGATTCCCGCCGCGTTGCTGCTGAGTATTGCCGCCGCCGCCCCCAAGATCAGCGCACAGAGCATTATCGTGAACCCCACGCAGCCTGACCTCAGCGTCAGCGTGCGCGTAGACAAGGATCAGAGCGGCAACGCCAGCCCCAACTACCGTGTGAACGAAGCGATCCGCATCAGCACCAGCGTCAACCGTGACGCTTACGTGTACCTCTTCAACATCGATTCCAGCGGCGACGTAACCCAGATTCTGCCCAACCGCATTTCGGGTAACGAAGCGTTGGTCAAGGCCAACACCACCCGCGTTTTCCCCGCTGCTGGCGACAACTTCACCTTCAGCGTTGACGGCCCCATCGGTCTGAACAAGGTTCTGGCACTCGCCAGCCTGACCCCCCTCGACCTGAACCAGATCAGCTCCTTCAAGACCCAGCAAGACCAGTTCGCAACGGTAGCCGCTAAGGGTCAAGACCGTTTGGCACAGGCGCTCAGCATCGTGGTCAACCCCTTGCCCCAGAACAGCTGGGTCAGCGACACCGCGTTCTTCAACGTCATCGGCCAGACGCCCATCCAGACCGGCAGCCTGTTCGTGGGCACCAACGTGTCGGGCAGCACCGTGATCCTGAACGGACAGAACCTCGGCACGGGCAACACCACCTTCAGCAACCTGCGCCCCGGCAGCTACCCTGTGCGTGTACAGGCCCCCGGCTTCCGCGACTACACCACCACCGTCGCTATCCGTGCAGGCAGCACCACCAACCTGAACGTCGAGTTTGCTCAGGTCATCGCCCCCGCCCCCACGCCCGTCAACCAGTTCACCATCGCCATCCGCAGCAATGTCAACGGCGCGCTGGTCTTCGTGGATGGCCGTCAGGCAGGCACCATCCAGAACGGCGGCTTGAACGTGAGCGTGGCCCGTGGTGGACGTGAAATCGTCGTGATCGCCCCCGGTTACAACACCTTCATCAACACCTACAACGTGCAGCAAAACGGCCAGATCACCATCAACCCTACCCGCTAA
- a CDS encoding CoA pyrophosphatase — protein MTRPDPLDALQHDPWAVWLGGRSRQPLELPQYRRAAVLVALTREPDPRVLLTVRSAELPTHKGQIAFPGGSLEPGETPIQAALREADEEVGLAAHLPEVLGELDDVFTPVGFHVTPVLARVPALLDLTPTAEVAQILLPTVAELRALTVSREIRTLPDGTPVTLYRYPWQGHDIWGMTARILHDLLTQGPKP, from the coding sequence GTGACCCGACCCGATCCGCTGGATGCGTTGCAGCACGACCCCTGGGCGGTGTGGTTGGGGGGCCGCAGCCGGCAACCGCTGGAGTTGCCACAGTACCGCCGCGCGGCCGTGCTGGTGGCCCTGACCCGCGAACCCGACCCCCGTGTGCTGCTCACGGTGCGCTCTGCCGAATTGCCCACCCATAAGGGCCAGATCGCTTTTCCGGGCGGCAGTCTCGAACCCGGCGAAACGCCTATTCAGGCCGCCCTGCGAGAAGCCGACGAGGAAGTGGGCCTGGCCGCCCATCTGCCAGAAGTCCTGGGTGAACTCGACGACGTGTTTACGCCTGTCGGCTTTCACGTGACGCCCGTGCTGGCCCGCGTTCCGGCACTGCTTGACCTGACGCCGACTGCTGAAGTGGCCCAGATTCTCTTGCCGACAGTGGCCGAACTCCGTGCCCTGACCGTATCGCGCGAAATTCGCACTCTGCCAGACGGAACCCCTGTGACCCTCTACCGCTATCCCTGGCAGGGCCACGACATCTGGGGTATGACGGCCCGGATTTTGCACGATTTGCTGACGCAGGGGCCGAAGCCTTGA
- a CDS encoding DUF423 domain-containing protein, with the protein MDTPTVGSSRIDALLTGLLLAALGVALGAFGAHALKARLDSAMLANFETGVRYQMYAALALIALGSQSGDIQLRLRRAPALLLAGAVIFSGTVYVLALTGQR; encoded by the coding sequence ATGGACACTCCCACTGTCGGTTCTTCGCGCATAGACGCACTCTTGACTGGTTTGCTGCTGGCCGCACTGGGCGTGGCCCTCGGCGCGTTCGGCGCACACGCACTCAAGGCACGTTTAGACTCGGCCATGCTCGCCAACTTCGAAACAGGTGTGCGTTACCAGATGTACGCGGCCCTGGCCCTGATCGCGCTGGGGTCGCAGTCAGGTGACATTCAGTTGCGGCTCCGGCGTGCGCCCGCGCTGCTGCTGGCCGGAGCCGTTATCTTTAGTGGCACTGTGTACGTGCTGGCACTGACCGGACAGCGTTAG
- a CDS encoding MazG family protein: MQELLDIMRRLRAPDGCPWDREQTHETLRPYLLEEAAEAADAVASGNRLELAGELGDVLLQVAFHSVIAEEEGTFAYGDVERSIVDKLVRRHPHVFGDVTADTSAEVVTNWQAIKTAEQGGKPRSAAERVPAALGALARETQAQKLAGRPRPADGAGRVEAVSAIQTAPPTEAGVAEALAAVVAWARGLGIDPEMALRTRTHAALAALPDPIPDNTAPNNTAPNNTVRDNAVPDTA; the protein is encoded by the coding sequence ATGCAGGAATTGCTGGACATCATGCGCCGCTTGCGTGCCCCGGACGGCTGCCCGTGGGATAGGGAACAGACCCACGAAACGCTGCGGCCCTACTTGCTGGAAGAAGCTGCCGAGGCCGCCGACGCTGTGGCTTCCGGCAACCGCCTGGAGCTGGCGGGCGAGTTGGGCGACGTGCTGCTGCAAGTGGCCTTCCACTCGGTCATTGCCGAAGAAGAAGGCACCTTTGCTTACGGCGACGTGGAGCGCAGCATCGTAGACAAGTTGGTGCGCCGTCATCCGCATGTTTTTGGCGACGTGACGGCAGACACGAGTGCAGAAGTGGTGACCAACTGGCAGGCCATCAAAACCGCCGAACAGGGGGGCAAACCCCGCAGTGCCGCCGAACGGGTGCCCGCCGCATTGGGCGCACTGGCCCGTGAAACGCAGGCGCAGAAGTTGGCCGGACGCCCCAGGCCCGCTGACGGCGCTGGACGCGTGGAGGCAGTGTCGGCCATTCAAACTGCGCCCCCTACCGAGGCAGGCGTGGCCGAAGCGTTGGCCGCAGTGGTGGCGTGGGCGCGTGGACTGGGAATTGACCCGGAAATGGCCCTGCGTACCCGCACACACGCAGCGTTGGCGGCGCTGCCTGACCCTATACCTGACAACACTGCGCCTAACAACACTGCGCCTAACAACACTGTGCGTGACAACGCCGTACCTGACACGGCGTGA
- a CDS encoding SDR family oxidoreductase: MTQTPSPQSNFQKSAFITGASKGIGLAVAHALAAQGYGVTLTSRKADEVEAAAATVGSGARGVVCDVKDPAALVREIEAHVAAFGGLDVLFVNAGVGHFGNIADLSIEEWQDVIDTNLSGAFYTIKAGIPALKVRGGYIFTLSSLAGKNPFAGGGAYNASKFGLNGLSEVLTLDLREHGIKVTQIMPGSVATHFAGHTPDDQKDAWKIQPEDIAQLTVDLLNMPVRTLPSKVEVRPSRPPKK, from the coding sequence ATGACCCAAACCCCCAGTCCTCAATCCAATTTTCAAAAGAGCGCCTTCATTACAGGAGCCAGCAAAGGCATTGGTCTGGCGGTGGCGCACGCTTTGGCCGCGCAAGGCTACGGCGTCACCCTGACCAGCCGCAAGGCCGATGAAGTGGAAGCTGCCGCCGCCACTGTCGGCTCTGGCGCACGTGGCGTGGTGTGTGACGTCAAAGACCCCGCCGCCCTCGTGCGTGAAATAGAGGCGCATGTGGCGGCGTTTGGCGGCCTGGACGTGCTGTTCGTGAATGCAGGCGTAGGCCACTTTGGCAACATTGCCGACCTGAGCATCGAAGAGTGGCAGGACGTGATCGACACCAATCTCAGCGGCGCGTTCTATACTATCAAGGCAGGAATTCCGGCCCTGAAGGTGCGCGGCGGCTACATATTTACGCTGTCCAGCCTGGCAGGCAAAAACCCCTTCGCAGGCGGTGGAGCCTACAATGCCAGCAAATTCGGCCTGAACGGGCTGTCGGAAGTGCTGACGCTGGATTTGCGCGAACACGGCATCAAGGTGACGCAGATCATGCCCGGCAGCGTCGCCACGCATTTTGCAGGCCATACCCCCGACGACCAGAAAGACGCCTGGAAAATCCAGCCCGAAGACATTGCACAGCTCACGGTTGACCTGCTGAACATGCCCGTGCGCACGCTGCCCAGCAAAGTCGAAGTGCGCCCCAGCCGTCCGCCCAAGAAGTAA
- a CDS encoding N-acetylmuramoyl-L-alanine amidase, producing the protein MSPSIVPKRWRPLLLSAALLCAGIAGAQVALTRLNLAGAQVQSIGLYGAEYASREVLSRLLNIEQDGSIVRVEGYGHTLLLPIDEDNQRATTAFNTVQLDTERVTGRTATLVNGNLYLPLDTLARGLGASYELGNFRVAAPNLQGVSSRAGKDSDRLVLDLTRDVAFKDELRGTTVQITLSGLKGEARRYTTRGAFIPNAEVKAQGNNLVLSFPLPSGSGYRVYRVVRPGGARVVIDAGPGIPRNTVALLDRISRPLIVLDPARVDGLGRDVTLDVARRAAELLAKAGWQVKLTREAGSALGLNEKLTLARQSDVFLALDLGRFPGTGRGGVTVYEQTGRASTQIVNTLRAGTTPPYGTLVVGGSGGSRRLSELLRGELRGGGVTAKQDSVSRMLTLGEAPQAALLLELGWTGNAADRANLGTEARLQAMGVALARSVATYLTARANNASQLGAAASTQGAAQ; encoded by the coding sequence GTGAGCCCTTCTATTGTCCCGAAGCGTTGGCGGCCCTTGTTGCTGTCGGCGGCTCTCCTTTGTGCAGGCATCGCAGGGGCGCAGGTGGCCCTCACGCGGCTGAATCTGGCTGGAGCACAGGTACAGAGCATCGGGCTGTACGGCGCCGAATATGCCAGCCGCGAAGTGCTGAGCCGCCTGCTGAACATCGAACAGGACGGCAGCATCGTGCGGGTGGAAGGCTACGGCCATACGTTGCTGCTGCCTATAGACGAGGACAACCAGCGGGCCACCACCGCCTTCAATACCGTACAACTGGACACCGAACGGGTCACGGGGCGCACGGCAACCCTGGTCAACGGAAACCTGTATCTGCCGCTGGACACGCTGGCAAGGGGACTGGGGGCCAGTTACGAACTCGGCAACTTCCGGGTAGCCGCTCCCAATTTGCAGGGGGTCAGCAGCCGCGCCGGGAAGGATTCAGACCGCCTGGTGCTTGACCTGACGCGCGACGTGGCCTTTAAGGACGAACTGCGCGGCACCACCGTGCAAATCACGCTGAGTGGACTAAAAGGAGAGGCGAGGCGCTACACCACACGGGGCGCGTTCATCCCCAACGCCGAAGTCAAAGCTCAGGGCAACAATCTGGTGCTGAGTTTTCCCTTGCCCTCCGGCAGCGGCTACCGCGTGTACCGCGTGGTCAGGCCCGGCGGGGCAAGGGTCGTTATCGACGCCGGGCCGGGTATTCCCCGGAATACGGTGGCCCTGCTTGACCGGATTTCGCGGCCCCTGATCGTGCTCGACCCCGCCCGTGTAGACGGCCTGGGCCGCGACGTGACGCTGGATGTGGCCCGCCGCGCCGCCGAATTGCTGGCAAAGGCAGGCTGGCAAGTGAAGTTGACGCGTGAAGCTGGCAGCGCCCTTGGCCTGAATGAAAAGCTGACGCTGGCCCGCCAGAGCGACGTGTTTCTGGCCCTCGATCTGGGACGTTTTCCCGGTACAGGGCGCGGCGGCGTGACCGTATACGAGCAGACGGGGCGGGCCAGCACCCAAATCGTGAATACCTTGCGGGCCGGAACCACGCCGCCGTATGGAACGCTGGTCGTGGGCGGTTCGGGCGGCAGCCGACGGCTCAGCGAACTCCTGCGCGGCGAACTGCGCGGCGGCGGCGTCACTGCCAAACAAGACAGCGTGTCGCGCATGCTGACGCTGGGTGAGGCTCCGCAGGCCGCCCTGCTGCTGGAACTCGGCTGGACAGGCAACGCCGCCGACCGTGCCAACCTGGGCACCGAAGCCCGCTTGCAGGCGATGGGTGTGGCGCTTGCCCGCAGCGTGGCAACCTACCTGACGGCCCGGGCCAACAATGCCAGTCAGTTGGGCGCGGCAGCTTCAACACAGGGAGCGGCCCAGTGA